In a single window of the Prionailurus viverrinus isolate Anna chromosome D3, UM_Priviv_1.0, whole genome shotgun sequence genome:
- the MALT1 gene encoding mucosa-associated lymphoid tissue lymphoma translocation protein 1 isoform X4 yields the protein MGEKGCTVTELSDFLQAMEHTEVLLLLSPPGIKITVNPESKAVLAGQFVKLCCRATGHPFVQYQWFKMNKEIPNGNASELIFNTVHVKDAGFYVCRVNNNFTFEFSQWSQLDVCDVTEVTGNLQGSLDGISESKLQICVEPRSQKLMPGSTLLLQCVAVGSPIPHYQWFKNESPLIHETKKLYMVPYVDLEHQGTYWCHVYNDRDSQDSKKVEIIIGRTDAVECTEDELNNLGCPDHEEQTGDQPLAKDKVALLIGNMNYWEHPKLKAPLVDVYELTNLLRQLDFKVVSLLDLTEYEMRNAVDEFLLLLDKGVYGLLYYAGHGYENFGNSFMVPVDAPNPYRSENCLCVQNILKLMQEKETGLNVFLLDMCRKRNDYDDTIPILDALKVTANIVFGYATCQGAEAFEIQHSGLANGIFMKFLKDRLLEDKKITVLLDEVAEDMGKCHLTKGKQALEIRSSLSEKRALTDPIQGTAYSAESLVRNLQWAKAHELPESMCLKFQCGVQIQLGFAAEFSNVMIIYTSIVHKPPDVVMCDAYVTDFPLDLDIDPKAANKGTPEETGSYLVSKDLPKQCLYTRLSSLQKLKEHLIFTVCVSYQYSGLEDTVEEKQEVNVGKPLIAKLDIHRGLGRKTCFQTCVMCNGPYQSPASTSTGAGQYHSSQDSFHALYHSHLGNSSSVLPSDSCHCSRTADAFISSPHSHRDSCRFGRSNVPVETTDEMPFSLSDGLRISDK from the exons ATTCCAAACGGAAATGCATCAGAACTAATTTTTAACACCGTGCACGTAAAAGATGCAGGCTTTTACGTCTGTCGAGTTAATAACAATTTCACCTTTGAATTCAGCCAGTGGTCACAGCTGGATGTTTGTGATGTCACAGAAGTAACAGGAAACCTCCAGG ggAGTTTGGATGGCATCTCTGAATCCAAGTTGCAAATCTGCGTTGAGCCAAGGTCCCAAAAGCTGATGCCTGGCAGCACGTTGCTTTTACAGTGTGTGGCTGTTGGAAGCCCTATTCCTCACTACCAGTGGTTCAAAAATGAGTCACCATTAATACATGAGACAAAAAAGCTATACATG GTGCCTTATGTGGATCTGGAACACCAAGGGACCTACTGGTGTCACGTATATAACGATCGAGACAGTCAAGATAGCAAGAAGGTAGAAATCATCATAG GAAGAACAGATGCAGTGGAGTGCACTGAAG ATGAATTAAATAATCTCGGATGCCCTG aCCATGAAGAGCAAACGGGTGATCAGCCTTTGG caaagGACAAGGTTGCTCTTTTGATAGGAAATATGAATTACTGGGAACACCCCAAGCTCAAAGCTCCTTTGGTGGATGTGTACGAGTTGACCAACTTGTTAAGACAACTAGATTTCAAAGTTGTTTCGCTGTTGGATCTCACGGAGTATGAGATGCGAAATGCCGTGGATGAATTTTTACTCCTTTTAGACAAAGGAGTTTATG gatTATTATATTATGCAGGACATGGTTACGAAAACTTTGGGAACAGCTTTATGGTCCCTGTTGATGCTCCAAATCCATATAGGTCTGAAAACTGTCTCTGTGTACAAAATATACTGAAACTGATGCAAGAAAAGGAAACCGGACTCAACGTGTTCTTGTTGGACATGTGTAGGAAAAG AAATGACTATGATGACACCATCCCGATCTTGGATGCACTAAAAGTCACCGCCAACATTGTGTTTGGATACGCCAC gTGTCAAGGGGCAGAAGCTTTTGAAATCCAGCATTCTGGGTTGGCAAATGgaattttcatgaaatttttaaaggatagaTTATTAGAAGACAAGAAAATTACTGTGTTACTGGATGAAGTTGcagaag aCATGGGTAAGTGTCACCTTACCAAAGGCAAACAGGCTCTGGAGATTCGGAGCAGCTTGTCTGAAAAGAGAGCACTTACTGACCCAATACAGGGAACAGCATATTCTGCGGAATCTCTGGTGCGGAATCTGCAGTGGGCCAAGGCACACG aactCCCAGAAAGTATGTGCCTTAAATTTCAGTGCGGCGTCCAGATTCAGTTAGGGTTTGCCGCAGAGTTCTCCAACGTCATGATAATCTACACAAGCATAGTCCACAAGCCGCCCGACGTAGTAATGTGCGATGCCTATGTCACAGATTTTCCTCTC GACCTAGACATTGATCCAAAAGCTGCAAACAAAGGGACGCCTGAGGAAACTGGCAGCTATTTGGTATCAAAGGATCTCCCCAAGCAGTGCCTCTATACTCGGCTCAGTTCACTGCAAAAATTAAAG GAACATCTAATCTTCACAGTGTGTGTGTCGTATCAGTACTCAGGACTGGAAGATACTGTAGAGGAGAAGCAGGAAGTGAACGTTGGGAAACCCCTCATTGCTAAACTGGACATTCACCGGGGTTTGGGAAGGAAGACTTGCTTCCAGACGTGTGTCATGTGTAACGGCCCTTACCAGAGCCCTGCGTCCACCTCGACGGGGGCTGGACAGTATCACTCGTCTCAAGACTCCTTCCACGCCCTTTACCATTCGCATCTTGGTAACTCAAGCAGCGTTTTGCCATCAGATAGTTGTCATTGCAGCCGGACCGCGGATGCATTTATCTCAAGTCCCCATTCCCACCGCGACTCGTGTCGCTTTGGGAGAAGTAATGTGCCAGTAGAGACAACGGATGAGATGCCGTTCAGTCTCTCTGACGGGCTCCGAATTTCAGACAAGTGA